The Streptomyces sp. NBC_00659 genomic interval TGTCCCAGAGTGAAGGGCAGATTGCCCACGTGTTACTCACCCGTTCGCCACTAATCCACCCCGAAGGGCTTCATCGTTCGACTTGCATGTGTTAAGCACGCCGCCAGCGTTCGTCCTGAGCCAGGATCAAACTCTCCGTGAATGTTTACCGGTAATCCGGTGGAACATCACGAGAGCGGAACAACCGGTCGGAATAGGACCGGCGTTCACAGCGTCCTCGCTGATGCGCCTGCCGGAACAATGCCCGGCAGGACTTTTTCAAAGGAACCTCGTCCCGACCGAACGGCCGGAGACGGGGTATCAACAAATCTGGCGTTGATTTTTGGCACGCTGTTGAGTTCTCAAGGAACGGACGCTTCCTTTGTACTCACCCTCTCGGGCTTTCCTCCGGGCGCTTCCCTTCGGTCTTGCGTTTCCGACTCTATCAGACCGTTTCCGTATCCGATTTCCTCGGTGCTTTCCAGGTTTCCGCTTTCGCGTTTCCCTTTCCGGCGAGTCCGACTCTATCAGAACCTTTCGGGCCCGACCCCCAGTCAGCGGGGTTTGCCTTCCGGCCTTTCAGCGCTTTCGCGTTTCGCGGCCTTTCGACATTCACTACGTTAACCGATTCCCTCGGCGACTCATAATCGAGTTCCGCGGGTTCGAATTCAGACGTGCAGGCACACCGAATAGACCCCCCGCTGAGGGGAAGTCGTAGGTAGTGGATGGCCGCTCTCGGCTGCTGGCTGAACGCCGTAACCGGTTCAAGCGGCTCGGGCTACATTACGGATCCCGAAGGGGCTAGTCAAGTTGAACAGCGGCGTGGCGCATGCGCTCTATAAGGACTCACCGTCGGGTCGTCGGTGACCCGGAAACGCCTGGGGTGAACGCCTCCGTCGCCGCAATCTCCGGTACGTGGACCGTTGCGTACCTGGTCGGAGGGGACGGGGGTACCTCCCGGCAAGGTCAGGAGCGAACCTTCGGGCCGAAGGCGTCCGTTCCGTCGAGCGACCGGCCCACCCCCAGTGCCGTCGCGTGGCGCGCCGACCCTTTGGCCAGTTCCCTGCCGTATCGGGCCGAGAGTCGACGTTTACAGGCGAGGTCCGCGTCCTCGGCCCGAGCCACGGACCGGGACCGACGGCTCCGGCGGATCTGGCGCACCGCGGCGCGTAGTCCGTCAGAGGGACGCGCATCGCACGCGGGCGATCACGGATCTTCGGGACCGGTTCCGCGCCGACTCGCCGGCGCGCCGGCTCAGGCTCCGGCTGACGGCTTGGCTCTCGGGCTCAGTCGGTACGCCGAGACCGTTGGATCACCGGCGAGATAGAAGCGGTGCTGCCAGTCGTGGGCTCTGCTCACTCCTACCCGAGGTCCGGTCCGTACGAGCGCGGCGGGTACCGGCTCGCCCACGGACAGGGCGACCGAGGCGTCCGTCAGCAGGTCTGTGCCGTTGTGCTCCGCAATGATGCCGAGCGCCTGGCAGAAGTTCCCCGGACCCCGTGCGAGACGTGGACTCTCGACCTTGTCCCCCCGTCGCTCGCGTGCCAGGTCTTCCCCTTCGATGACCCTGCCTGCCCGGATGAGGACAGCCGAAGCGATGCCGTCCGCCCCGGTGACGACGTTGGCGCACCAGTGGAGACCGTGGGACCTGTAGACGTACAGATGCCCTGCGGGGCCGAACATGATCGCGTTGCGTGGTGTCCTGCCCCGGTAGGCGTGGGAGGCCGGGTCGGCCGCGCCGGAGTACGCCTCGGTCTCCGTGATCGTGATGCTCACCGTTCCCTCGGGTGTCGCGTGGGTGAGGACGGCGCCGAGCAGGTCGGGGGCGACTTCTTCGGCGGGGCGGGCGAGGGCGGCCCTCATGCCGACCGCCTTGCCGGGCCGTGAGTCTCCGCGCGGCGCTGCGCGATCGAGACGTCGGGGGTGGCATGTACGAGGACGCGTCCTGGCAGGTCGGGGGTGGCGTCCAGGACAGGGCGGTCGAAGGAGCCCCGCGTCAGGGGCGTACGGTCAGGGGCCGCGATCACGGCATACGAGCGTAGTCCCTCCGCCCTCCCCGGCGCGGTGGAGTCCGGAGCCGTTCGGAGCAGTCCGGACGGATATGTGCCCGCGGGGTGGTCAGGGGTCCTCTCCCTTGTAAGGGTGAGGGCGCGGAACCGGTCGGGGCCGGATCGCGTTTGTAGGGATCAAAGGATCCAGACGGGCAGAGAACGAACAGGCATTGCCTGGGGAGGAAGTGACGACATGGGGTTCAAGC includes:
- a CDS encoding DNA-3-methyladenine glycosylase, encoding MRAALARPAEEVAPDLLGAVLTHATPEGTVSITITETEAYSGAADPASHAYRGRTPRNAIMFGPAGHLYVYRSHGLHWCANVVTGADGIASAVLIRAGRVIEGEDLARERRGDKVESPRLARGPGNFCQALGIIAEHNGTDLLTDASVALSVGEPVPAALVRTGPRVGVSRAHDWQHRFYLAGDPTVSAYRLSPRAKPSAGA